One genomic window of Mus musculus strain C57BL/6J chromosome 4, GRCm38.p6 C57BL/6J includes the following:
- the Lrrc47 gene encoding leucine-rich repeat-containing protein 47, protein MAAAAMAVSEAWPELELAERERRRELLLTGPGLEERVKAAGGRLPPRLFTLPLLHYLEVSGCGSLRAPGPGLAQGLPQLHSLVLRRNALGPGLSPELGPLPALRVLDLSGNALETLPPGEGLGPAEPPGLPQLQSLNLSGNRLRELPADLARCAPRLQSLNLTGNRLDAFPPELFRPGALPLLSELAAADNCLRELSPDIAHLASLKTLDLSNNQLTEIPAELADCPKLKEINFRGNRLRDKRLEKMVGGCQTKSILEYLRAGGRGGRSKGRQEASEKEDRKKRRERKQHRESGEGEEEVADSARLMLKVLHVSENPTPLTVRVSPEVKDVRPYIVGAIVRGMDLQPGNALRRFLNSQTKLHDDLCEKRTAATIATHDLQAVRGPLLYAARPPEDLKIVPLGRKEAKAKELVRQLQLEAEEQRKQKKRQSVSGLHRYLHLLDGKENYPCLVDAEGDVISFPPITNSEKTKIKKTTCNLFLEVTSATSLQLCKDIMDSLILRMAELSKSTSENKEEDMLSGTEADAGCGLSDPNLTLSSGKDGQCPLVVEQVRVVDLEGSLKVVYPSKTDLITLPPHVTVVR, encoded by the exons ATGGCGGCGGCGGCGATGGCCGTGTCCGAGGCCTGGCCGGAGCTGGAGCTGGCCGAGCGCGAGCGGCGGCGCGAGCTGCTGCTGACCGGGCCCGGGCTGGAGGAGCGGGTGAAGGCGGCGGGCGGGCGGCTTCCGCCGCGGCTCTTCACGCTGCCGCTGCTGCACTACCTGGAGGTGAGCGGCTGCGGCAGCCTGCGCGCGCCGGGGCCCGGCCTCGCGCAGGGCCTCCCGCAGCTGCACAGCCTGGTGCTGCGGCGCAACGCGCTGGGGCCGGGCCTGAGCCCCGAGCTGGGGCCGCTGCCCGCGCTGCGCGTCCTCGACCTGTCCGGCAACGCGTTGGAGACGCTGCCGCCCGGCGAGGGCCTGGGCCCCGCCGAGCCCCCCGGACTACCGCAGCTGCAGAGCCTCAACCTCAGCGGCAACCGCCTGCGCGAGCTGCCCGCCGACCTGGCGCGCTGCGCCCCTCGCCTGCAGAGCCTCAATCTCACCGGCAACCGCCTGGACGCCTTTCCCCCCGAGCTCTTCCGGCCAGGAGCTCTGCCCCTGCTCAGTGAGCTGGCAGCTGCCGACAACTGCCTGCGGGAGCTCAGCCCAGACATCGCGCATCTTGCCTCGCTCAAG ACATTGGACCTCTCCAACAACCAACTAACAGAGATCCCTGCTGAGCTGGCAGACTGCCCCAAGCTCAAAGAGATCAACTTTCGAGGAAACAGGCTTCGAGACAAGCGCCTGGAGAAGATGGTGGGTGGCTGCCAGACCAAGTCCATCCTAGAGTACCTTCGTGCTGGTGGCCGCGGCGGCCGGAGCAAGGGCCGGCAAGAGGCCTCTGAGAAGGAGGACAGAAAGAAGAGACGGGAGCGGAAGCAGCATCGGGAAAGCGGGGAGGGCGAGGAGGAGGTAGCAGACTCAGCCAGGCTGATGCTCAAGGTCTTGCATGTCTCTGAGAACCCCACACCCCTGACAGTCAGGGTGAGCCCGGAGGTCAAGGATGTGCGCCCATACATCGTCGGGGCCATTGTGAGAGGCATGGACCTGCAGCCAGGAAATGCACTCCGTCGCTttctcaactcccag ACGAAGCTCCACGACGACCTCTGCGAGAAGAGGACAGCAGCGACCATCGCGACCCATGACCTCCAGGCTGTGCGTGGACCCCTGCTGTATGCAGCCCGGCCGCCCGAGGACCTCAAG ATTGTGCCTTTGGGACGGAAAGAGGCCAAGGCCAAGGAGCTCGTGCGGCAGCTGCAGCTGGAGGCCGAGGAACAGAGAaagcagaagaagaggcagagcgTCTCAGGGCTGCACAG GTACCTTCACCTCCTGGATGGGAAGGAGAACTACCCCTGTCTTGTGGATGCCGAGGGAGACGTGATTTCTTTCCCTCCTATAACAAACAGTGAGAAGACAAAG ATTAAGAAAACCACCTGCAACTTGTTCTTGGAAGTAACGAGTGCCACTAGCCTGCAGCTCTGTAAGGACATCATGGACAGCCTTATCCTG agaATGGCAGAACTGAGCAAAAGCACTTcagaaaataaagaggaagaCATGCTCTCAGGGACGGAAGCTGATGCCGGCTGTGGGCTTTCTGATCCCAACTTGACTCTGAGCTCTGGGAAGGATGGACAGTGCCCTCTGGTGGTGGAGCAGGTCCGAGTGGTGGACCTGGAAGGGAGCTTGAAGGTGGTGTACCCATCCAAGACGGACCTGATCACCCTCCCTCCCCACGTGACTGTGGTCCGCTGA
- the Smim1 gene encoding small integral membrane protein 1, whose amino-acid sequence MQSQESGVHYSRWDSSSRDEVSMTAMSSSEEASCYRRISQKLCSGKLGIAMKVLGGVALFWIIFILGYITGYYVHKCK is encoded by the exons ATGCAGTCCCAGGAGAGTGGTGTTCACTACAGCAGGTGGGACAGCAGCAGCCGGGATGAAGTCAGCATGACCGCCATGTCCAGCTCGGAAGAAGCCTCATGCTATAGGAG GATCTCCCAGAAGCTGTGCTCTGGCAAGCTGGGGATAGCCATGAAGGTGCTGGGTGGAGTGGCCCTCTTCTGGATCATCTTCATCCTGGGTTACATCACTGGCTACTACGTGCACAAGTGCAAATAA